The Alicyclobacillus macrosporangiidus CPP55 genome segment CCGGGATCGCAGTGGTTTTCGTCGATCCAGCGGGCACGAGCGAGACATGTCCGCGGTGTGGGCACTCTGAATCTGCGAACCGAAGCCGGAAGCACCATCGGTTCCGCTGCAAAGAGTGCGGGTACCAGTGCAACGACGACCTTGCCGCAAGCCGCGTGATCGCCCAGCGTGGCGCAGAGGCCATGCGGCAGAGCCGGAGCGCATGACGCCCGGCTCGGGGGCGCTGTCAGCCGTCCCGGATGCTCTCCCGGTGAGGGATTGAGCAAGCCCCTCCCTTTTAGGAATGGGGTAGCTGACATGGCTCTCCAGCGCGATCAGCCACCGGTGCGGTAACACCCGGCTGTACCGCACCAGAAACTCATCGCGATCCATCCGCTTCCCGAGCACCGCGTCGAGCAGCGCAGCCGCTTCCTCCAGCGTGTCCGGCATCAGATGGCGCGGTACCTTGTACGCCGAGAAGATCTTGCCCAGCACCTCAATCTGCCTTGGCGTCGCCAGCGTGACGAGTTCCGCCGCCTCCCAGCGCGTCTCTGGCACAGGCAGACCGCGCCGTTGCAATGCTTCCACCTGCTTCAGCGTCGGGGGGAGCGTCATCCAGTCTTGATCCACTGCGACGGCGCGGGGCTGCAGCCACAACTGCGCGTATGTCGCGGCGTAGCCCCAGGCCATCTCCGAGTCCGCGCCGTAGTACAGCGTCTCCGCCTTGGGCTCTACCGGCCCCTCCCCGCCCGTGACGCGACGCGCATTGCTCTCTTCGGACGCCCACGCGCCATACGCGACGTACCACACCCCGTCGATCTGTTGCACGCGCACGAACCGCCCCCGGAAGTCGCGCGCAAGCCACACGCCTTCGCGTACCCGCAGCCACCGGAACGCCGCGGCAGACAGCCGCTTCGCCACGCGCTTGCCGCGCGCCGCGACATTCCCTTCCGAGTTCGCTGCGGACACCGCGTCCTGGTCCTCCGCCAGCAACCGGTCCACCGTCATCAGCTTGTGGATCGCCGTGACGCCGACCACGTCGAGCACCAGGCAGTCCTCTTTGCCGATGTGCGGCGCTATCCGCAACCCCCTGCCGATGCACTGCACGTAGAGGCTATGGGACTTGGTGGGCCGCGCCATGATGATGCAAGTCACTTCAGGGCGATCAAATCCTTCCGTCAACACACCATAGTTACACAAAACACGGATCTTTCCATCCGAGAACGCGGCAAGGGTCTCTCGCCGGACGTGCTTGGGCAAGGCGCCGTGTACCACCGCGACGGGAATACCCGCCGCCTCGAACGCGTCCGCCAAGTGATGCGCGTGTTCCACCGACGCGCAGAACGCAATCGTCAACCGATCCGACGCTTTCTCCTTCCACGCCTCGACGATCCGCTGGTTGACGCCCGGTGTGTCCACCGCCCCGGCTACCTCGGCGTCCGACCAGTCGCGGTCATCGTCGTCATCGTCAAGACCTTCGACGATCTCCAACCGTTCCGACTTAGGCGGCACCAGGAATCCGATCTCCATGAGATCGTGTATCCCAATCGCATACGCCACGCCGTCGAACACCCGCGTGAGATCCGCGCGGTCCGTCCGGTAGGGCGTCGCCGTCAGCCCCAAGTGCACGTGTCCCTTCGGCACCTCTCCAAGGTACCCAAGCGCGTCGTAGATCCGCATGTACGTCCGCGCCGCTGCGTGGTGGCACTCGTCCGTGATCACCGTCGGCGTCGTCTCGTGCGCCGCCATCCACCGCTCCAGCCGCTCCGGCTGCGACAGCGTCTGGACGCTGGCGACGGCGAAGTCCGCCTCTACGTCGTCCTCCGGCCCCTGGATCCGCCCGACCTTGACTTCGCGACCCTGTTCGGCAAATGCGTCGAATACCATCGCGAACTTGTCGAGCGTCTGGTCGAGGAGTTCGTCGCGGTGTGCAAGAAACAACACCGGCCCTCGCTCCAGCCGCTCCACCGCAAACCGCGATGAGATGACCGTTTTCCCCGCCCCCGTCGCCGCGACCAGGACGGGACGCGGCTTCGGGAAATTCCGCACGGCGTTCAGCGCTTCTTCTTGATAGTCTCGAAGCGTCAGCTTGGTTTGGTGTTTGGCCGTGATCGTCCACAATTCATGTCACCCCTCGTCGAGTGAATCCTCCTGAGTGGATGTCAAAAACGTCTCAACGAGTTCGCGAGTTTTCTTCACCACAGAGGCTCATGAGATTTGAACATCGGCTCAAAGTAGCGAACGATCGATTTGGAATGAAACCGCGCCACGGTTCCATATGTTGTAACATTGAGAACCTCGCCGTACGGTCCATACCTACCCATAAGCCGTGTTCTGTGGCCTTGGGCTTTATGCGGAAGTTTGAAGTCGAGCACCACATCCTCTTTCCCCGAATACTCATTTATGAAGCGCTCAATGTCGGGATATTGGTACTCAATGGCTGTCGTGGGATCGAAGTCTTCGGCAATGTGCAACTCAATGTTGTCGTTGAGAATGCGCGCATGAGACGGTTTCCTCACGTTGAGAAAGCCCATCAGCCAATGGGGACGCCTGTATGCTTGCACGCGTCGAGCTAGCGGGAAGGGAAGCCCGCCGCCATCCACAAAGTAGGAGAGGATTCCAAACAAACGCTCGCCATACACTTCGGGATCGGCCATTTGGACATATAACGCGCGGTTTCGAATCAAGTCGTACAGAATCCCGGCAAAGCGCTCGCTCATACCAACCCAGACATAGTTGTTCTCGGCAACCCTCAGCGCATAAGGGCCTTCTGTCTGTATATACTTCTTGAAATGTCTGTAGAGCTCAGAGAAGGATGTGCCCGTATGAGTATGAACGTAACTCACAATCGCATTCTCAAATTTCCCATCTTCAGCCAATACCATCCATTTGTTTTCCGCATGCATTACATCCATCACTCCTTCCGCGCCTTACGCCAAGCTTGACGCTTTGCTTCCGCATACCTTCTGTACTCTTCCAACACCGGGACGAAGACCACCGTCCACGTTCCGTCCGGGTTGATGCGACGCTCGCTGATTCCGATCGCCTCGCCTTCCGGCCCCAGTTTCACGCCACGCCAATACCACTCGCGATATCCATCCTCGAATTTTTTGTGCACCTCTTTGACTGGGAATTCGCGCGAGATGTTCTTCAGACGCTCCAGTATCTTGTTACCGCTGATCTCCGCACGCCCCATCGAACGGGCATAAGCATTGACCGCCATCTTCGCCAACATCGCCGGGATTTCCGCGCCGAGATCCAGTTCCAGCACACCCGCAAGAAGCGCGTCGCGGACAATGTCGTTGGCCGCCCAGTACCGGTTCCGAATATCCTCCATCAAGGGCGACTCCTTGATGAACCCTCCTCGCAACCGCAACTGGCAGTAATATGTGATGCCAAGATAGGCCCAGTAGGATAAAGCCTCCGGCGTGTACAATTCGTCAGGATGATAGTCTTGCTGGAACCATCGCTCAATCGGCTGTTCAAACGGGAATATCAATTGCCGTCTGAAATATCCGTAGCTTGTGTCCGGCGTTGGCGGTAAGTCGTTGGCGCCATACCAAACCTTTACCCTTGGCTTGAAGACTTCGCTGTCCCGGAACTTGCGTTCCCCGCGCAGGTAGTCCCCGCCAACTGTCTGCTTGATGCGTTGGGTGTTTTGCATTTCCTTGTTCGGAATGTCCGCGTCAATGTTGATCGCCGCATTCATCAGCTCGTACACGGCAAACCGATTTTCGAAATCTTGAGGTGTCAGTTTTGAAACGTGACCTGAAAACAACTTCTCAAGAACGTTCAAGAAGAGTGTCTTTCCGTTGCCTCCCGGGCCTTTTAAGACCGCGAAATATTCTTCCGTCAGATCAAATCGAGCCAGCGAATACCCGATAAACTGCAGCAGCGTGTCCCGGGTCGGGCAACCGCGTATGGAAGGATCAAACCTTTGATCAAGATCCGAAGGAAGAATCGCCTCCATGAAACTGTTCACCACAATCCACGCGCGTTTCATCGCCGGCGTCCAGGTCGATTGACTTGCGCCCCATGCAAATGTCCATTCCGTGTTGGCCATCCAGGTGCATTTTTGTCTTGGGTGGTGCGGAACCAATATTGGATTTGACATGTCGCTCAAATCTAACACCCCGTTGTGAAACGCAATGAAAGGTTGCGCATCCCATGTATTAAAGGTCGTTTCTGCGGAAACTCTATTCTCAAGCCGTTTTCCAGCCAAATAATCCAAGGCTTCGCTCGCGACTTTCTGAACCCGTGTTCGATCGTGCATCCCAATGGCCGACAACGCTTTGCTGACGCACGCCCGCAAGAACTGCTCATCCTCATTCCCCGAACGGTAAATTTTCCCGTCGAAGAAGTACAAATTGCCAAATATGTGTTCAAGCATGAAGTCTTCGCATAGCATCGTCGCCATCCGCTCTTGGTTCAGAACCTCTTTCACGTCGCCCTTTGAGGTCAAGACTTGATCGAAAAACGCGCGGCGTTTTGCCTTCGCCCATCGTTCCACCGTTATTCTTGAGAAACCTTGCAAAGCCCAGTAGTCGCTCCGCTCCGTCAACGAAACCGACTCATTGTCTACCACGTCTGGAAGATAAAAATCATCTGTGTTAAAATCGCTGCGGTAAACTTCGTTCCAACCTTCATTGGCCAGCCACTGGTCTTCCGCGCCAGCGGCTATTTTTTCGGCAACCGGCAACGCATCGAATACAATTCCATCCCTCTCGCTGCCATCCAATTCGATACCTTCAGTCGGCGCCCCGTAGATCCCGCATTGTCCGAGAGACTCCGCGTACTTGCGTCGAACCGCCGTCGCAGGGCTTGTCTCTTCCGCATACAGAGGGCACGCTCGGCACTCAGGCATCGGATCGAGCGCTTCGAACGTCGCGCACAAGATCGGCAACCCGCGCGACGAACGGAACTTGCGCTCCGTCTCCGCCCAGTTGTACCGCTTGCCAGGGCCGAGGTCGTACTCCCTTGACCACTCGTGGAACAGCGCCGAATCCGGATTGAGCGATTTCAGCAAGGATGCCATCTTGTGCCACACCGGCTCGGACACCGTGTTTGGCTGCGCCGCGTAGCGCGCCATGCGCAGGCAAATCGCCGACAGGTGTTCGCGTACAAACTCCACCGGAACAGGCGCCCAAGCCTCCGTGCTCCGCGTTTCGTCCGTGCGCAGCGTCGTCGGTTCTAGGGCCGTCAGATTGATCCCGAGCGCCGCCGCCGTCTCATCGAGCGCCGCCTCGAATGACACCGCATCGTACTTGGCATCGTTTTGCCGCTCAACAGACACCAACACAGGTTTCCCCGACTTAGTGTGCAGCGAACCAGGGATCCGCATCACCCGCGCCGGTTCCGCCACCGCCGGATCACTGCCCAGCAACCGCGCAAGTTTCTGCGAGATCCGCCGACCAGCCGTTGTATCGACCGGCTCCGCGAACCGGTAGTACACATGCCGTCCGTTTCCGCCGCCGGACTTCACCACGGCGCACGGCGCAAAGCCTCGCT includes the following:
- a CDS encoding DUF5906 domain-containing protein encodes the protein MAIQRHMTSHMLIGDAQASWSFLRWWFDAATETVAYIEVRPLPNDRSDREAALEALKWRRSFPTSDLDPLYEHLRRGYQRAALARCGWYFGVCLRNKPVRRVNGEDGQARWIGGSAEDVEIVHGAWADIDDHGGADNAGQNQQAERALAALKERGFAPCAVVKSGGGNGRHVYYRFAEPVDTTAGRRISQKLARLLGSDPAVAEPARVMRIPGSLHTKSGKPVLVSVERQNDAKYDAVSFEAALDETAAALGINLTALEPTTLRTDETRSTEAWAPVPVEFVREHLSAICLRMARYAAQPNTVSEPVWHKMASLLKSLNPDSALFHEWSREYDLGPGKRYNWAETERKFRSSRGLPILCATFEALDPMPECRACPLYAEETSPATAVRRKYAESLGQCGIYGAPTEGIELDGSERDGIVFDALPVAEKIAAGAEDQWLANEGWNEVYRSDFNTDDFYLPDVVDNESVSLTERSDYWALQGFSRITVERWAKAKRRAFFDQVLTSKGDVKEVLNQERMATMLCEDFMLEHIFGNLYFFDGKIYRSGNEDEQFLRACVSKALSAIGMHDRTRVQKVASEALDYLAGKRLENRVSAETTFNTWDAQPFIAFHNGVLDLSDMSNPILVPHHPRQKCTWMANTEWTFAWGASQSTWTPAMKRAWIVVNSFMEAILPSDLDQRFDPSIRGCPTRDTLLQFIGYSLARFDLTEEYFAVLKGPGGNGKTLFLNVLEKLFSGHVSKLTPQDFENRFAVYELMNAAINIDADIPNKEMQNTQRIKQTVGGDYLRGERKFRDSEVFKPRVKVWYGANDLPPTPDTSYGYFRRQLIFPFEQPIERWFQQDYHPDELYTPEALSYWAYLGITYYCQLRLRGGFIKESPLMEDIRNRYWAANDIVRDALLAGVLELDLGAEIPAMLAKMAVNAYARSMGRAEISGNKILERLKNISREFPVKEVHKKFEDGYREWYWRGVKLGPEGEAIGISERRINPDGTWTVVFVPVLEEYRRYAEAKRQAWRKARKE